The Lolium perenne isolate Kyuss_39 chromosome 6, Kyuss_2.0, whole genome shotgun sequence genome segment TGCTGGAATTTGTGCCTTTATTTGTTCACTGTAGTTGCGAACAGGAACAGTTCATTTTGCTTGAAGGTTCTGGTAGCTCTATACAGTACAGATATTTCCATGTCAAGAGCTCGACTAATCTCTTTTGGTACCGGGTCAACTTGCTCCATTCAATTTTCTTCTATCACCTGTCTAGTCATCAATGTTATGGCTACCGCTTCAAGGAAGATGACTTGCGGGTGGTCTAGGCTAAAAAGACAAATCTCCTCTTTAAAATGTTGTACTCCGTAGTAATTATcatcaacaaaaaaaaaatcagttgaCAAATTGACAAACTGCTCCATCTGTAATTCTTGTCAGAGAGAAGGTGAAGGAAATTCTATTTGGGTGAAGGGTGCTAACTAAACTTGGGATGGGTAATGAGTAGCACTACTATCTCTGCCGTGCAAATCATTGTTTCTTTACACCAAAAGGTGTGATCATTCAGATTTTGCAGCTAATTTGTCTGCAACTATTGCACCTGATGCTGCCTAATCCTTTAGGCGCACCATGTGATCCTCTAAAGGTTCCAATATCTGCTCCCAAAGCAACCATGTGTTTTTCCTGAGATTCCAAATCTTACCCAAAGATTTGCTTTACCAGACACCACTAACCTCACCTACCATCTGAATTTAGAACTATCAAATATATGTAGTAGTATCATGAATCATGATCGCAGTTTTCTCCTCCAGATCAACATGGTTATCTGGTCAGTTTGACTAATTTCATTTTGATTCTGTCAACCAGGGATTCGGCATGGAGGACGGCGTCTTCTGCGGCGTTTTCGACGGCCACGGCAGGAACGGCCACCTGATCAGCAAGCTGGTGAGGGACTACCTCCCCTTTATGGTGCTCAGCCACCGGAACGCGCTCTTCCTGGCCGACGCCGACCTCGACGACGCGGAACACTTCAGCGACGCctcgccctcctcctccacggACAGCAGCGGCAACTCGTCCCCGCACCCGTCCCAGCTGCTGGAGGAGTGGAGGGAGGCCTGCACCAACGCCTTCAAGGCCATGGACAACGAGCTCAAGGCGCAGGCCAACATGGACTGCTCCTTCAGCGGCACCACCGCGGTGTGCGCCATCAAGCAGGGCAAGGACCTGATCATCGCCAACCTCGGCGACTCCAGGGCGGTTCTTGCGACCATGTCCAACTCCGGGTACCTGAAGGCCGTGCAGCTCACCACTGATCAGAAGCCCTGTCTGCCTGGTATGCAACCATCACACACTCCtgactatgaagaaccagactccATTATTATCACTATGCAGCGATCTAATTAAGCTTTTGAATTTTGCAGAGGAGGCCGAGAGGATCAAGCGCTGCGACGGCCGCGTGTTCGCGCTCAAGGAGGAGCCCAGCGTGATGCGCGTGTGGCTTCCCGGCGAGAACTGCCCGGGCCTCGCCATGGCGCGCGCGCTGGGCGACTCCAGGCTCAAGCACCACGGCGTCATCTCAACGCCACAGGTGACGGCCCACCGGATCACCGGCGCCGACCTGTTCATCATCCTCGCCAGCGATGGGGTGTGGGACGTGCTCAGCAACGAGGAGGTGGTCTCCATTGTCTGCGCCACGCCGCGCAAGCAGCACGCGTCAAAGGCCGTGGTCGAGGCGGCGGTGCAGAGGTGGAGGACCAAGTACCCGTCGTCGCGCGTCGACGACTGCACCGCCGTCTGCCTCTTCCTGCAGGACCAGCTCA includes the following:
- the LOC127307798 gene encoding probable protein phosphatase 2C 12, encoding MGICASTEHLEQGQETDENIVYVMDEQGVAAVAAGDAASARKVASLFSQKGKKGPNQDSVILCQGFGMEDGVFCGVFDGHGRNGHLISKLVRDYLPFMVLSHRNALFLADADLDDAEHFSDASPSSSTDSSGNSSPHPSQLLEEWREACTNAFKAMDNELKAQANMDCSFSGTTAVCAIKQGKDLIIANLGDSRAVLATMSNSGYLKAVQLTTDQKPCLPEEAERIKRCDGRVFALKEEPSVMRVWLPGENCPGLAMARALGDSRLKHHGVISTPQVTAHRITGADLFIILASDGVWDVLSNEEVVSIVCATPRKQHASKAVVEAAVQRWRTKYPSSRVDDCTAVCLFLQDQLTWGSAAAASRKV